The Sphingobacteriaceae bacterium genome has a segment encoding these proteins:
- a CDS encoding formate--tetrahydrofolate ligase: MSKVPSDLEIAQAAKLQHISKIAAKLKVSEDDIDMYGKYKAKLPLHLIDDKKVAQNNLILVSALTPTPAGEGKTTVSIGLTEGLNHIGKQATAVLREPSLGPVFGIKGGAAGGGYSQVVPMEDINLHFTGDFSAIEKANNLLAALIDNNIQNKSGNLGIDPRTILWKRVMDMNDRSLRQIVIGLGGTGNGVPRENGFNITPASEVMAILCMSKDINDLKTRLGNIFIGFTYDRKPIYARDLKAQGAMAILLKDAIRPNLVQTLEGNPAIIHGGPFANIAQGTNTIIATKMGLSLSNYVVTEAGFGADLGAEKFLDIKCAYAGLKPKATVLVATIRALRHHGGANPEEYDTPNMERVEKGFANLEKHIENIKKFGLQPVVAINSRHTDSEEEVNLIIKKCADMGVQAVKSEGWAKGGAGTAKLAEAVVAAVESGKSNFKPLYDWNSPVKEKIEKIAKEIYGADGVVYAKEALTGLKRIENLGLSHLPICMAKTQKSFSDNEALRGRPTGFKITVREFEIAAGAGFLIPILGDMMRMPGLPAIPASEGMDIDSEGKISGLS; encoded by the coding sequence ATGAGCAAAGTACCTTCAGATTTAGAAATTGCCCAAGCTGCAAAACTTCAGCACATTTCAAAAATAGCCGCCAAATTAAAAGTAAGCGAAGATGATATTGATATGTACGGCAAATACAAGGCCAAACTCCCTCTTCATTTAATCGATGATAAAAAAGTTGCTCAAAATAATTTAATATTGGTTTCCGCATTAACGCCAACTCCTGCCGGAGAAGGAAAAACAACGGTCTCCATTGGTCTTACTGAAGGATTAAACCATATCGGTAAACAAGCTACTGCAGTTTTGAGAGAACCTTCTTTGGGTCCGGTTTTTGGTATTAAAGGTGGGGCCGCAGGTGGTGGTTATTCTCAGGTGGTACCTATGGAAGATATTAATTTGCATTTCACAGGCGACTTTTCTGCTATAGAAAAAGCAAATAATTTATTGGCTGCTTTAATAGATAATAATATTCAAAACAAATCCGGAAATCTAGGCATAGATCCTCGCACCATTTTATGGAAAAGGGTAATGGATATGAATGATCGTTCCTTACGTCAAATTGTAATTGGTTTAGGCGGCACAGGTAATGGTGTGCCTCGCGAAAACGGATTTAATATTACGCCCGCCAGTGAAGTAATGGCCATTTTATGTATGAGTAAAGACATAAATGATTTAAAGACTCGTCTCGGAAATATTTTTATTGGCTTTACGTATGATCGCAAACCTATTTATGCGCGTGATTTAAAAGCGCAAGGAGCCATGGCTATTTTATTAAAAGATGCTATTCGTCCGAATTTAGTACAAACCCTAGAAGGAAATCCCGCAATTATACACGGTGGACCTTTTGCCAATATTGCGCAAGGAACCAATACCATCATTGCTACAAAAATGGGATTAAGTTTAAGTAATTACGTGGTAACCGAAGCCGGATTTGGTGCCGACTTAGGAGCAGAAAAATTCCTGGATATTAAATGTGCTTACGCCGGATTAAAACCAAAAGCAACTGTGTTAGTGGCTACCATTCGCGCATTACGTCATCATGGCGGAGCCAATCCGGAAGAATACGATACGCCAAACATGGAACGCGTTGAAAAAGGATTTGCAAATCTTGAAAAACACATTGAAAATATTAAGAAGTTTGGTTTACAACCTGTAGTTGCTATTAATAGCAGGCACACAGACAGCGAAGAAGAAGTTAATTTAATTATTAAAAAATGTGCCGACATGGGTGTTCAGGCCGTGAAGTCAGAAGGATGGGCCAAAGGCGGTGCAGGAACTGCTAAATTAGCCGAAGCCGTTGTAGCTGCAGTAGAAAGCGGTAAAAGTAATTTCAAACCACTTTACGATTGGAATTCACCGGTGAAAGAAAAAATAGAAAAAATTGCCAAAGAAATTTACGGGGCTGATGGTGTTGTGTATGCCAAAGAAGCGCTTACCGGATTGAAACGAATTGAAAATTTAGGATTAAGCCATTTGCCCATTTGTATGGCTAAAACGCAAAAATCATTTTCAGATAATGAAGCATTACGTGGCAGGCCAACCGGATTTAAAATTACCGTGCGTGAATTTGAAATTGCAGCCGGAGCCGGCTTTTTAATTCCGATTCTGGGTGATATGATGCGTATGCCTGGCTTACCAGCCATTCCGGCATCAGAAGGAATGGATATAGACAGCGAAGGAAAAATTTCCGGATTATCTTGA
- the mce gene encoding methylmalonyl-CoA epimerase has product MKKIEHLGFAVKNIQSSNELFKKLFGKSHYKSETVESEGVMTSFFQIGDSKIELLEASNSESAIAKFIEKKGEGMHHIAFEVDNIEEEMTRLKEEGFELIHQSPKDGADNKRICFLHPKSTNGILIELCQEKN; this is encoded by the coding sequence ATTAAAAAAATTGAGCATCTGGGTTTCGCTGTTAAAAACATTCAATCCAGTAACGAATTATTTAAAAAATTATTCGGCAAAAGTCACTATAAATCTGAAACAGTGGAAAGTGAAGGAGTAATGACTTCTTTTTTTCAAATCGGCGATTCTAAAATAGAATTGCTGGAAGCTTCTAATTCAGAAAGCGCCATTGCAAAATTTATTGAGAAAAAAGGTGAAGGCATGCATCACATTGCATTTGAAGTGGATAATATTGAGGAAGAAATGACCCGCTTAAAAGAAGAAGGTTTTGAATTAATTCATCAAAGTCCGAAAGACGGTGCAGATAATAAAAGAATTTGTTTTTTACATCCGAAATCTACCAACGGAATTCTAATTGAATTGTGTCAGGAAAAAAATTAA
- a CDS encoding AAA family ATPase: MSDTAAIQRLLKLKETLQIERDEDYRLYQDQFLRVGIDQRRKNGLTWYPVKINSEELGNGEYLQLEIERTSHVDTPHQFSSGKNINLFSNYSDEQHTLQAIIKNASKNTLKIIVPYDELPDWCFEGKLGINIQFDDNSYQEMQNALDHVIKARNNRTAELREMIEGTLEISFTKNETIFKVQQLNTSQNKALQHILSVNDIGIVHGPPGTGKTTTLIEAIRITLQTENQILVCAPTNTAVDLITEKLFQKGIQVLRLGHPARISDDLQQCSIDGRLNSSPFFKDIKNLRRTAEEYFRMAGKYKRVFGKEDAKQRATFYTEARNCLKEARLLEDHITDDLFKTAQVICCTPVSSNSKNMARKKFRTLFFDEASQALEPMVWIPLLKCERIILSGDHFQLPPVVKSVQAKKMGLAETLFDKTMLLQNTVVLLNHQYRMSNAIMGFSNEYFYQGKLTADASVIENCLVNNEESLLHKSIEFIDTAGCNYDEIQNPESLSFSNPKEGELVYLHLQQLLTEYMDYPEYPAVDVGIIAPYKEQIEWLKDNQSAFPLNTNKLASLNIKTIDGFQGEERDVIYISLVRSNDKKEIGFLSDLRRMNVAITRAKKKLVIIGDSATVGVHPFYAAFLEYCEKNGAYRSAWEWA; encoded by the coding sequence ATGTCTGATACAGCAGCTATTCAAAGATTACTCAAGCTCAAAGAAACACTTCAGATTGAACGTGACGAAGACTACAGGCTTTATCAGGACCAGTTTTTAAGAGTTGGGATTGATCAACGAAGAAAAAACGGACTAACCTGGTATCCTGTAAAAATCAATTCTGAAGAACTAGGAAATGGCGAATATCTACAGTTGGAAATAGAACGCACCTCACATGTAGACACTCCGCACCAATTTAGCAGTGGAAAAAATATTAATTTGTTCAGCAATTATTCTGATGAACAGCACACACTTCAGGCGATAATTAAAAACGCCTCAAAAAACACTTTAAAAATAATTGTCCCATATGATGAGTTACCGGATTGGTGTTTTGAAGGTAAACTGGGAATTAATATTCAATTTGACGACAACAGTTATCAAGAGATGCAGAACGCCTTAGATCATGTAATCAAGGCACGAAATAACCGAACGGCTGAACTCCGTGAAATGATAGAAGGAACTCTTGAGATTTCATTTACAAAAAACGAAACAATTTTTAAAGTACAACAATTAAATACATCGCAAAACAAAGCACTTCAACATATACTTTCGGTAAATGATATTGGAATAGTTCACGGCCCTCCTGGTACCGGTAAAACCACAACACTTATAGAAGCTATTCGAATTACATTGCAAACAGAAAATCAAATATTGGTATGTGCGCCAACCAATACAGCCGTTGATTTAATTACTGAAAAGTTATTTCAAAAGGGCATTCAGGTTTTACGCTTAGGTCATCCGGCCAGAATATCAGATGATTTACAACAATGCAGTATTGATGGTCGGTTAAATTCATCGCCTTTTTTCAAAGACATAAAAAATTTACGAAGAACCGCCGAAGAATATTTCAGAATGGCCGGCAAATACAAAAGAGTATTTGGTAAGGAAGATGCCAAACAAAGAGCAACGTTTTATACCGAAGCGCGTAATTGTTTAAAAGAAGCACGCTTATTGGAAGATCACATCACAGATGATTTATTTAAAACTGCTCAGGTAATATGTTGTACACCTGTTAGTAGTAATTCTAAAAATATGGCGCGCAAAAAATTCAGAACCTTATTTTTTGATGAAGCATCACAGGCTCTTGAACCCATGGTTTGGATACCTCTTTTGAAGTGCGAACGTATCATTCTTAGTGGAGACCACTTTCAGTTACCTCCTGTTGTAAAAAGTGTTCAGGCCAAAAAAATGGGATTAGCTGAAACCTTATTTGATAAAACAATGCTATTACAAAATACCGTTGTATTATTGAATCACCAATATCGTATGAGTAATGCCATAATGGGTTTTAGTAATGAATATTTTTACCAAGGTAAATTAACTGCAGATGCCAGCGTAATCGAAAATTGTTTAGTAAATAATGAGGAAAGTTTACTGCATAAAAGCATAGAATTTATTGACACTGCAGGATGTAATTATGATGAAATTCAAAATCCGGAATCATTGAGTTTCTCCAATCCAAAAGAAGGAGAGTTGGTGTATTTACATCTGCAACAATTATTAACCGAGTACATGGATTATCCCGAATACCCTGCCGTGGATGTTGGCATCATAGCTCCTTATAAAGAACAAATTGAATGGTTAAAAGATAATCAATCGGCTTTCCCTTTAAATACGAATAAATTAGCCTCGCTTAATATTAAAACAATTGATGGCTTTCAGGGTGAAGAAAGGGATGTAATTTATATTTCTTTAGTTAGAAGTAATGATAAAAAAGAAATTGGGTTCTTATCCGATTTACGAAGAATGAATGTAGCAATTACCCGAGCCAAGAAAAAACTGGTAATTATTGGAGACAGTGCCACCGTTGGTGTTCATCCATTCTACGCTGCTTTCTTAGAATACTGTGAGAAAAATGGAGCCTATCGTTCTGCTTGGGAATGGGCTTAA
- a CDS encoding J domain-containing protein produces the protein MINYYEILGVKENATAAEIKAAFRKLAKLFHPDKNPNGQDQFRKIRKAYEILGNPSLRRSYDLKLKYYRNSNTKTNYKKPGTKNWSFEEQELKRRKYYDEHIRKYAKTNPIPKVNPNEIKTNYNEYKYILFATPLAVALFLLIVNLSADSKPPIENTNPIIEASFSGLKMGDSPYQEHFGKMQYNLNAKVNLTIKNQTGNDAVFLLFNEKEFVRSVYIADGFLAEITQLPGQLFNIRYSLGKNWKPSKINKANKPGGFTQNKEFYKNDVPFEINALNELTLVSGINEGFTKINEQEFFDKKNYD, from the coding sequence TTGATAAATTACTATGAAATACTTGGCGTAAAAGAAAACGCCACCGCAGCAGAAATTAAAGCGGCTTTCAGAAAATTGGCTAAACTTTTTCATCCTGACAAAAATCCAAATGGTCAAGATCAATTTCGGAAAATCAGAAAAGCCTACGAAATTTTAGGCAATCCTTCTTTGCGAAGATCTTATGATCTGAAATTGAAATACTATCGCAACTCCAATACCAAAACGAATTATAAAAAACCGGGAACAAAAAATTGGTCTTTTGAAGAACAGGAGCTAAAACGAAGAAAATATTACGATGAACACATTCGTAAATATGCCAAAACAAATCCCATACCAAAAGTTAATCCTAACGAAATAAAAACAAATTATAACGAATACAAATATATTTTATTTGCTACTCCGCTTGCCGTTGCCTTATTTCTGCTCATTGTAAATTTATCTGCTGACTCAAAACCACCGATTGAAAATACAAACCCTATCATTGAAGCTTCCTTCTCCGGACTTAAAATGGGTGATTCTCCCTATCAGGAACATTTTGGTAAAATGCAATATAATTTAAACGCAAAAGTAAATCTTACCATTAAAAATCAAACCGGAAACGATGCCGTTTTTCTTTTATTTAATGAAAAGGAATTTGTGAGAAGCGTTTACATAGCTGATGGTTTTTTAGCAGAAATCACACAATTACCCGGTCAGTTATTTAATATTCGTTATTCTTTAGGTAAAAACTGGAAGCCCTCAAAAATAAATAAGGCTAATAAACCCGGCGGATTCACACAAAACAAAGAATTTTATAAAAACGACGTGCCTTTTGAAATAAATGCGTTAAATGAATTAACTTTGGTTTCCGGCATTAATGAGGGCTTCACAAAAATAAACGAACAGGAATTTTTTGATAAAAAAAATTATGATTAA
- a CDS encoding aldehyde dehydrogenase, with amino-acid sequence MVYIKNYINGKLIEPISKSYLDNYNPSNGKVYSYIPDSDEQDVELAYAAAKAAFKEWSNTSKDKRSQILIQISNLILKNLDKLALAESIDNGKPLKLAKSVDIPRAAANFNFYGTGILHFASHSHSMEDTAINYTLKQAVGVAGCISPWNLPLYLFSWKIAPALAAGCTVVAKPSEVTPMTAFLLSEICIEAGLPPGVLNIVHGLGAKVGNAIVSHKDIPLISFTGGTTTGKQIASIAAPMFKKLSLELGGKNPNIIFADCNFEKMMSTTLLSSFSNQGQICLCGSRILVERKIYDKFKTEFVAKVKELTVGDPQNEKTKIGAVVSKGHRDKILSYIELAKQEGGKVLCGGELVVPSAELSEGYYISPTVIEGLNQNCRTNQEEIFGPVVTIQPFDTDEEAIQLANATMYGLASTVWTENLSRAHQVAAQIHAGIVWINCWLLRDLRTPFGGVKASGVGREGGFEAIEFFTEPKNVCIRY; translated from the coding sequence ATGGTGTATATTAAAAATTATATTAACGGAAAGTTAATTGAACCTATTTCCAAATCCTATTTGGATAACTACAACCCTTCAAACGGAAAAGTTTATTCTTACATTCCGGATAGTGATGAACAGGATGTTGAACTGGCGTATGCAGCGGCAAAAGCTGCCTTTAAGGAATGGAGCAATACCTCAAAAGATAAAAGATCTCAAATACTGATTCAAATTTCAAATTTAATCTTAAAAAATTTAGATAAATTGGCTCTTGCCGAAAGTATCGACAACGGTAAACCCTTAAAATTAGCTAAGTCGGTTGATATTCCACGAGCCGCTGCAAATTTCAATTTTTACGGTACGGGTATTTTACATTTTGCATCTCATTCGCATAGTATGGAAGATACTGCTATTAACTATACATTAAAACAAGCCGTTGGCGTTGCCGGATGCATCTCGCCCTGGAATTTACCCTTATATTTATTTAGCTGGAAAATTGCTCCGGCTCTTGCTGCCGGCTGCACTGTTGTTGCAAAACCAAGCGAGGTAACTCCAATGACCGCATTTTTATTATCTGAAATTTGTATTGAAGCCGGCTTGCCTCCCGGTGTGTTGAATATTGTGCACGGCTTAGGTGCTAAGGTTGGTAATGCCATAGTTTCGCATAAAGATATTCCGCTTATTTCCTTTACCGGTGGAACTACAACCGGAAAACAAATTGCTTCCATTGCCGCACCCATGTTTAAAAAATTATCTCTAGAACTTGGTGGCAAAAATCCAAATATCATATTTGCAGATTGCAATTTTGAAAAAATGATGAGTACTACTTTATTATCGTCTTTTAGTAATCAAGGACAAATTTGTTTGTGTGGTTCCAGAATTCTTGTTGAACGAAAAATTTATGATAAATTTAAAACTGAATTTGTGGCCAAGGTTAAAGAATTAACTGTTGGTGATCCTCAAAATGAAAAAACAAAAATTGGAGCAGTAGTAAGTAAAGGTCATCGTGATAAAATATTATCTTATATAGAATTGGCAAAACAAGAAGGAGGAAAAGTGCTTTGTGGAGGCGAATTGGTAGTTCCAAGTGCCGAATTAAGTGAAGGTTATTATATTTCTCCTACAGTAATTGAAGGATTAAATCAAAACTGCAGAACAAATCAGGAAGAAATATTCGGACCCGTTGTAACCATTCAGCCCTTTGATACGGATGAAGAAGCAATTCAGTTAGCAAACGCAACCATGTACGGTTTAGCGAGTACCGTGTGGACCGAGAATTTAAGTCGTGCTCATCAAGTTGCCGCGCAAATTCACGCCGGTATTGTTTGGATAAATTGCTGGTTGCTTCGTGACTTAAGAACGCCGTTTGGCGGGGTAAAAGCAAGTGGCGTTGGGCGAGAAGGAGGATTTGAGGCCATTGAATTCTTTACCGAGCCTAAAAATGTTTGTATCCGCTATTAA
- a CDS encoding 2Fe-2S iron-sulfur cluster binding domain-containing protein, with protein sequence MKDIKIIVIDQNEKETELIAPTDMGLSLMEFLKGNEYDILATCGGMALCATCHVEVLSDSVNLPAISEDEYAMLDTLPNITDTSRLSCQLKLNPEMNGLKVKIMGDGLA encoded by the coding sequence ATGAAAGACATAAAAATAATTGTAATCGATCAAAATGAAAAAGAAACAGAATTAATTGCACCAACAGATATGGGTTTGAGTCTCATGGAATTTTTAAAGGGCAATGAATACGACATACTTGCAACTTGCGGAGGGATGGCCTTATGCGCAACTTGCCACGTTGAAGTATTGTCTGACTCGGTTAATCTTCCTGCTATTAGTGAAGACGAATACGCCATGCTTGATACCTTACCTAATATTACGGATACGTCCAGATTATCCTGCCAATTAAAATTAAATCCGGAAATGAACGGATTAAAAGTTAAAATTATGGGTGATGGTTTAGCCTGA
- the fdhD gene encoding formate dehydrogenase accessory sulfurtransferase FdhD, with product MKQSEIYQGKKISATGEEKKVEDALLLEQALQIIINSEPLSITMQTPGHELDLVRGLLYCEDIYRKKNPHPKMVIQHNKSGIIDSVSLNINKEILGTGYLNSRQLLSVASCGICGRTSFEGRAGNISKRSEIPYTKIPSLFEIMQKNQNLFTKTGGCHGAAAFDKNGNMLVVREDIGRHNAVDKVVGALLMEEKLEQANILLVSGRVSYEIVSKCFMAGIPALAAVSAPSSLAVDFSKELGIELMAFCREGKLTVYA from the coding sequence TTGAAGCAATCCGAAATATATCAGGGCAAAAAAATTAGTGCAACAGGGGAAGAAAAAAAAGTGGAGGATGCTTTACTCTTAGAGCAAGCCCTTCAAATTATTATTAATTCTGAACCCCTAAGCATTACCATGCAAACTCCCGGCCATGAATTGGATTTGGTAAGAGGATTGCTTTATTGTGAAGATATTTACCGAAAAAAAAATCCTCACCCGAAAATGGTGATACAACATAATAAATCCGGAATAATTGATAGTGTTTCTTTAAATATCAATAAAGAAATATTAGGAACCGGATATTTAAATTCAAGACAGTTATTATCAGTGGCCTCCTGCGGCATATGCGGTAGAACTTCATTTGAAGGAAGAGCCGGAAATATCAGCAAGCGATCTGAAATTCCTTACACTAAAATTCCGTCCCTCTTTGAGATCATGCAAAAAAATCAAAATTTATTTACCAAAACCGGGGGCTGTCATGGCGCTGCAGCCTTTGATAAAAATGGAAACATGCTGGTTGTACGGGAAGATATTGGACGACATAACGCCGTGGACAAGGTAGTTGGCGCACTATTAATGGAGGAAAAATTAGAACAAGCCAATATTTTGTTAGTAAGCGGCCGCGTGAGTTATGAAATTGTTTCCAAATGTTTTATGGCCGGCATACCGGCTTTGGCTGCGGTTTCAGCACCTTCCAGTTTAGCCGTTGATTTCTCTAAAGAACTGGGCATTGAGTTAATGGCCTTTTGCCGGGAAGGTAAATTAACGGTTTACGCTTAA
- a CDS encoding sterol desaturase family protein: MNEFRESLLVLISVPVYAIVIGIEIFYSYFNKKNYYSTKGTLANIYLTALNMGLDILVRTLCLLVLSYFFQFHVFTWPTHGILYWITLILFEDFMYYWLHRIDHYCRFFWAIHVTHHSSEEFNLSVGFRSSVFQPLYRFIYFIPLSLCGFDGLDIMFAYSATQIFGILVHTQAIDKLGLLEYILVTPSHHRVHHGSNIRYLDKNMGMMLIIWDKLFGTFQKEEESDPVKYGLTTNLKNSNPFTLVFHEWINIWKDLKKKSSLKAKLMYVFGPPGWSHDGSTKTSSQLRNETFMKTP, from the coding sequence ATGAATGAATTCAGAGAATCTTTATTAGTCCTTATTTCTGTACCGGTTTATGCTATTGTTATTGGCATTGAAATATTTTATTCCTATTTCAATAAAAAAAATTATTATTCCACTAAAGGCACACTAGCTAATATTTATTTAACTGCATTAAATATGGGTCTTGATATATTAGTGCGAACACTTTGTTTACTGGTATTATCCTATTTCTTTCAATTTCATGTTTTCACTTGGCCAACCCATGGCATTTTATATTGGATTACTTTAATTTTGTTTGAAGATTTTATGTATTACTGGCTTCACCGAATTGATCATTATTGCCGATTTTTTTGGGCTATACATGTAACTCATCACAGTAGCGAAGAATTTAACTTAAGTGTAGGATTTAGGTCATCCGTTTTCCAGCCGCTTTATCGCTTTATTTATTTTATTCCACTATCCTTGTGTGGATTTGATGGATTGGATATAATGTTTGCTTATAGTGCTACTCAGATATTCGGCATTCTGGTTCATACACAAGCTATTGATAAATTAGGTTTGCTGGAATACATTTTGGTTACTCCTTCTCATCATCGCGTACACCACGGTAGTAATATAAGATATCTGGATAAAAACATGGGCATGATGCTGATTATTTGGGACAAACTATTTGGCACATTTCAAAAAGAAGAAGAAAGCGATCCCGTAAAGTACGGTCTTACTACTAATTTAAAAAATTCAAATCCTTTTACTTTAGTTTTTCATGAATGGATTAATATTTGGAAAGATCTAAAAAAGAAATCTTCACTAAAAGCAAAACTCATGTATGTTTTTGGTCCGCCCGGATGGAGTCACGACGGCTCTACAAAAACCAGTTCTCAATTAAGAAATGAAACATTCATGAAAACACCCTAA